The Pseudomonas sp. HOU2 DNA window TTAACAGTGTCTGGGCTCCCGCGTAACCGGCAAAGCTACCTTAATGATGGAAGGCAGTCCAGCCGAGTGGGGCTGGCACTTCGCCACAACTCAAGGCATGCTAGCCGCCCTTCGGGCGTCCGGCTTATAGTGCACGTCGCGCCAGTCCAGCCAAACCGCAGGATTTCAGCTTGTCCAACGTTACCCCGCCAGCTTCTGTGAGCGCGTCCAATCCGGGGACCGGCACACCCCTGCGCGGAACATTGAAGGGTGCGTTGGCGACACTGGTACTTTTGCTGCTGGCACTGCTGTTCTGGCAACTGCTCGATCAATTGCGCGAGACCCAGAAAAACCAGCGCCAGTACACCATCGACTACACCGCCGACCTCGCCTCGCAGGTCAGCCTGAACATGTCGCTGAATGCGCAAATCGCCCTCAACCTGCTACCGATCGTCGAACAGCCGCAGTCGTCCGACGAACAGCAGGCGCTGCTGCGCAAGCTCCAGCAATCGCTGCCGGACCTGCGCAGCCTGGCCTTGCTCAGCCCGTCCGGGAAAATCCTCAACGACAGCGCCAGCGACAGCCACGACGCCGATTACCTCGCCGAACTGGTGCGCCGCAGCCGCGCCCAGGCACATTACTTCAGCAATGCCGACGACGGCTCGGTAGTGCACCTGTTATTGCATCAGGCCAGCGGCAGCACGCGCGGCTACTGGGTATTACGCCTGACTCCGACCTTCTTCGACTCGCTGACCAAGCTGGGCGAAACCGGCATCCGCCCGTTGTGGCTGGTGGAAAACCGTCTCAACCATCAAATCATCAGCCGCGACGAAGCGCTGTCTTCTGCAAGGCCCGGGGTGCTGAGCCCTGACGACATGGCCAACACCGTGCTGACCGTGCCGCTGAGCAGCAGCGACTGGCAATTGCGCGGGTTGTTCGACCGTCAGCGGGTGCTCGAAGAGCTGCTGCCAGCGTTCATCGGCAAATGCCTGCTGGGCCTGGCGTTCTCGATGTTGCCGGTGATCGCCCTGCTGAACATGCGTCGCCGCCAACGTCAGTTGCACGAAGGCCGCCGGCGTTATCAGGACATCTTCGAAGGCACCGGCGTCGCCCTGTGCGTGCTGGATCTGTCGGGCCTCAAGCAGGTGTTCGACAAGGCACAGATCCAGACCAGCGACCAGCTCAAGGCCTGGCTCGACCAACCGGCCCAGCGCCAGCAACTGCTGCAAGAACTGCGCGTCACCGAGGTCAACCAGGTGGCGCTGCAACTGCTCAACGTCAATTCCTGCGAGCATGCGTGGCAATTGTTGATCGACGGACATCCACACCATCAATGCGCCATCGGCAACCAGGTGCTCGACGCCGTTCTGCAGCAGCAAAAGCAGCTGGAACTGGAAATCAGACTGCCGGATATCAACGGCCGCGATCAGCACCTGTGGATGGTCCTGCGCCTGCCCGAGGAACAGCACGACTATAAAGCGGTGATTCTGAGCATCAACGACATCACCAGCCGCAAGCTGATCGAACTGTCGTTGCTGGAGCGCGAAGGTTTCTGGTCGGACGTGGTGCGCACCGTGCCGGATCATCTGTATGTGCAGGACGTGATCAGCCAGCGGATGATTTTCAGCAACCACCACCTCGGCCAGACCCTCGGTTACAACCGCACCGAGCTGCATCAGATGGGCGAGTATTTCTGGGAAATCCTTCTGCACCCGGAAGATGCCGACTACTACCATCGCTCGCGGCAGATGCAGCGACACGCCGGTTACAGCCAGTTGTTGCAGTGCCAATTGCGCTTCCGCCATCGCGACGGCAAATGGCGGCGCTTCGACATTCGAGAGCAGGCGCTGGCCCGGGACAAGCACGATCAGGTCACGCGGATCATCGGCGTGGCCAAGGACATCACCGAGCAGATCGAGGCCAGTGAATCGCTGCGCGACAGCGAGCAGCGCTACCGGATGCTCGCCGAAAGCATCAGCGACGTGATTTTCTCCACCGACAGCAAGCTGTCGTTGAACTACGTCAGCCCGTCGGTGCAGGCGGTGCTGGGTTACGACGCCGAGTGGATTTTCCAGAACGGCTGGCAATCGACCATCGCCAACCCGCAGCAGCTATCGGGCATCTACACCCTGATGGATCGGGTCAGCAAGGCGTTGGACAAGCCAGAGCAACTCGCGCAATTGCGCAGCCAGGTGCAGACGCAGATGTTCCTGTTCGACTGCCTGCGCGCCGACGGCCGCAAGATCCCGATCGAACTGCGTCTGGTGTTGGTGTGGGACGAACACGGCGCGTTCGAAGGCG harbors:
- a CDS encoding EAL domain-containing protein — encoded protein: MSNVTPPASVSASNPGTGTPLRGTLKGALATLVLLLLALLFWQLLDQLRETQKNQRQYTIDYTADLASQVSLNMSLNAQIALNLLPIVEQPQSSDEQQALLRKLQQSLPDLRSLALLSPSGKILNDSASDSHDADYLAELVRRSRAQAHYFSNADDGSVVHLLLHQASGSTRGYWVLRLTPTFFDSLTKLGETGIRPLWLVENRLNHQIISRDEALSSARPGVLSPDDMANTVLTVPLSSSDWQLRGLFDRQRVLEELLPAFIGKCLLGLAFSMLPVIALLNMRRRQRQLHEGRRRYQDIFEGTGVALCVLDLSGLKQVFDKAQIQTSDQLKAWLDQPAQRQQLLQELRVTEVNQVALQLLNVNSCEHAWQLLIDGHPHHQCAIGNQVLDAVLQQQKQLELEIRLPDINGRDQHLWMVLRLPEEQHDYKAVILSINDITSRKLIELSLLEREGFWSDVVRTVPDHLYVQDVISQRMIFSNHHLGQTLGYNRTELHQMGEYFWEILLHPEDADYYHRSRQMQRHAGYSQLLQCQLRFRHRDGKWRRFDIREQALARDKHDQVTRIIGVAKDITEQIEASESLRDSEQRYRMLAESISDVIFSTDSKLSLNYVSPSVQAVLGYDAEWIFQNGWQSTIANPQQLSGIYTLMDRVSKALDKPEQLAQLRSQVQTQMFLFDCLRADGRKIPIELRLVLVWDEHGAFEGVLGVGRDISQQRRAEKDLRMAATVFEHSTSAILITDPAGYIVQANEAFSRVSGYAVSEVLDQLPNMLTVDEQQDAHLRYVLKQLHQHSTWEGEVWLKRRNGEHYPAWVGITAVLDDEGDLASYVCFFSDISERKASEQRIHRLAYYDALTHLPNRTLFQDRLHTALQSAERQKSWVVLMFLDLDRFKPINDSLGHAAGDRMLKDMATRLLACVDDDDTVARMGGDEFTLLLQHRSSREMALNRAIHVAEQILASLVRPFVLEGREFFVTASIGIALSPQDGNELSQLMKNADTAMYHAKERGKNNFQFYQADMNASALERLELESDLRHALEQNEFVLYYQPQFSGDGKRLTGAEALLRWRHPRRGLVPPGDFIPVLEELGLVVDVGDWVISEACRRLKTWHQNRVRVPKVSVNISARQFSDGQLGTRIATILRETGLPPACLELELTESILMREVSEAMQILAGLKNLGLSIAVDDFGTGYSSLNYLKQFPIDVLKIDRTFVDGLPSGEQDAQIARAIIAMAHSLNLAVIAEGVETHEQLDFLREHGCDEVQGYLFGRPMPASRFEAQFSNDALFMFD